GACACCCACCGGGGACCGGACGCCATTCGATGGATGCGGTCTGCATTTCCAGAGCGCCCGGTCGTGTGTGTGGCCGGAAACCACGAGCACTACGACGGCTGTCTCGACTCTACGCTTCACACGCTTCGACAGGCCACGGACGCCCCGTCCGCCGCGGCCGGTAGAGGAGCAGATCCGAACGGGGTGTATTTCCTCGAGCGGAACGAGATCGTCCTCGGGGACCTCCGGATCTTGGGGTGTACCTTCTGGACCGACTTTGCCCTGTTTGAGGGCCAGCGGGCCCGTGCGATGCGTGCCTGCCGGGCCAATGTGGACGACTACCGGCGCATCCACCTGCTCCGTGCACGCCGTGCACTCCGGCCTCGGGATACGGCGCGCACTCATCAGACGTCGGTCCGGTGGCTGCGAGACCGCTTCGGGGAAGCGCCTTCCGGCGTGTGCAAGACAGTCGTGCTCACCCACCACCCCCCGTCGCCCCGATCCGTGGATCCGCGGTACGCCGACAGCCTCACCAGTGCCGCTTTTGTGGCCCGTGAGGGGCCGCTCGTCGAAGCCTCCGGCGCAGCGCTCTGGGTCCACGGACACGTCCATGCCTCCTTTGACTATCGGCTCGGCGACACGCGGGTGCTGTCCAATCCGCAGGGGCACGGCGACGAGAATCCCGGCTTCCAGTCCGACTTGGTCGTCGAGGTGTAGGTCCCCGCGGGAATCTCCGGGGGGGAGGCGGAGACGGGAGTAGAACTGGGCAGCGCTCTGCCGTGCCACCGTTCCGGCAAATGATGTCACCACGGCTGTTACGTTCTTTCTATTCTTCATTTGTAGCAGAAAATGAAGAATATCGGCACCCCCCTCGTCCGTTGTGGCAGTGTTAGTAAGCAAATGCACGACCAGAGCACGCCCTATGAGTACCCCTTCCAATCCTGAAACCGTATCCACGAGTGTTCTCATTATCGGGGCCGGCGGGGCCGGGCTCCGCACCAGCATCGAATTAGCGAAGCAGGGAGTCGACTGCCTCGTGCTGGGCAAGCGCGCCCACGGAGACGCCCACACCATTTGGGCCGCAGGGGGCATCAACGCCTCCCTCGGCAGCCTCGACCCCGAAGACCGGTGGGAGATTCACGCCGCCGACACCCTCGATGAGGGACACTTCGTAAACGACCCCACGGCCGTCGAAACGCTCTGCAAGCGGGCGCCGGACCGCATCCGAGAGCTCGCCGAGTGGGGCATGGACTTCGACCGGACCGACGAGGGCAAGATCAACCAGCGCTACTTCGGCGCCCAGTCGTTCCGCCGCACCTGCTTCGTGGGGGACCGCACCGGGCAGGCCCTCATGGATACACTCGTCCAGAAGGCGATGGACCTGGAGATTCCGTACCGCGAGAACCTGTACATCACCGATTTGATGGTGGAGGACGGACAGGCTGCGGGGGCCGTCGGGTTCGACATGGATGGGGGACAGCCTGTGGCCTTCGACGCGGACGCCGTCGTGATCGCGGCGGGCGGCCATACCTCGTTGTACCGCCGCAGCTCTTCGCGCACCGACGAGAACACGGGCGATGCGCAGGCCCTGGCGTTCAACGCCGGTGTGCCGCTGCGCGACATGGAGTTTGTTCAGTTCCACCCCACTGGCAAAGTGAAGCCGGAAGCGGAGGCCGGGCACCTTGTCACCGAGGCGGTCCGTGGAGAGGGCGGGCGGCTTTACAACACGGAGGGAGAGCGCTTCATGGAGCGCTACTCGCCGACGCAGATGGAGCTGGACGCCCGCGACGTCGTGGCCCGTGCCAACGAGCAGGAGATCCGTGAGGGCCGGGGGACGGAGGACGATGCTGTGCTGCTCGACATTTCCCACCGCGACGACGACTACATTCACGACCGGCTTCCGCGCATGGTGGAGGAGTTTGCAGAGCACGGGATTGACATTACTGAGGAGCCGATGGAGGTGGCTCCGACGGCCCACTACGCAATGGGCGGCATCGAGGTCGACTTCGAGACGGCCCAGACGCAGGTCGATGGCCTGTACGCCGTCGGCGAATGCACGGCCGGCGTGCACGGAGCCAACCGGCTGGGCGGCAACTCGCTCATCGAGACCGTCGTCTTTGGTCAGGTGGCCGGAAACCACATTGCCGAAACGTTGGGGACACGCACGAGCCCGTCGCTCTCCGACGCGGCAGTGCGGGACCATGTCGCCACCCAGGACACGCTCGCAGCGGCTGAGGGAGGTCACACGCCCGCCGAGATCATGGATCGGCTCCGCGATCTGATGTGGCAGCACGCGGGCATCCTCCGTGACGAGGACGGTCTCCTGAACGGCCTCGGGAAGCTGCAGCGGCTCCGCGCCGACGCCGAGGACCTGCAGGTTCAGGCCGACCGTACGAGCTTCCGCTACGAGCGGGCACAAAACCTGCGCTTCATGTTCACCACGGCGGAGACGATCCTGCGGGGGGCACTGGAGCGCAAAGAGTCGCGGGGTGCCCACGCCCGCACCGACTACGAGGCGAAAGACCCCGACCTGCGGAAGAACATTCGGAGCCTTCCCACGGGCGATGGTGGAATGGAAATTGGCATGGAGGCGGCCGGACGGCCCTCTCGCCGCGTTCAGCAGGCCGTCGACGAAGACCATGAGCTCGACTATCACCACCTGGAGTAACCCCCCTGATGCCTCGCTTCCGGACGGGCCCACTCGCCGCCGCGTTGGGAATCCTGCTGCTAGGCAGTGCCGTGGCGCTGCCCCAGACCGCTGTCGCCCAGACGTCTGGCCCCGACCCGCTGGGGGCCGACGCACACTGGGCGGCATTCCGGAGTGACGTTCTGAGCCCCGGGTTTTTCTTTCGGAGCGTCGGGTCTGCCACCGGATCCCACCTTGACGATGATCCGGGCGCCTGGGGAGAAAACATCGGCGGGTATGCGGCCCGTGTCGGGTCCAGCACAGGCGAGTCGTTGCTCCAGACCGGCACGATGCACGGGCTGGCCGCCGCCCTGGACCTTGACATTCGTCCGTGCCTACGCCGCCACAGCGGCCTGGGCGCTCGGCTTCGGCACGCGGTGCTATCTCCGTTTATCGCCCGGACCCCCACCGACGCTCGCGTGCCGAACGTCCCGAATATTGCCGCGACCTACGGCGGCGCCCTTGCCCAGGCGCGCTGGGAGCGGGGGAGGTGGACGCCCGGCCGTGCCCTCCGAAGTACAGGCGTCTCCCTTGGAATCGACGTTGTGATCAACCTCTTTCGGGAGTTCTTGGGAACGCCGCTCAGCCGCGACTAGGCACCCGTCGCGACGCACTCTTCTGTAGTCTTTGTTTGTATGGCTCCGATGGCCGAATCCACTCCTGACACTCGGCCGTCCGATGCTCCGGACGACCCGGTCGAGGCCCTTACCGTCGACGCGCTCCACACGGCCCTGAACGATGCGGGGTACATCTGCTCCCGTGAGCGGGCGCGGAGCGTGCTGGCCGCCCTCATGACCGATCCCCTCGGGGGCTTCTTTGCGTTCGGACCGCCCGGCACCGGCAAGACATGGCTTCTGGAGGTGCTGGGAGACATCCTGAACATGGACACCTTCTTCAAGCAGGTGAGCCCCGGCAGTCGGGAGGAGGACCTGATCCTCGATCTGCTCCCCGACGAGGATGCGGAGAGTGGGATCAAGAAGCAGTGGGGCGAGCTGCCGAAGGCCGTCCGCGCCAGCCATGAAGGCAATACGCTCCTGATCCTCGACGAATGGGACAAGACGCGCCCCACCGCTGACGCCTTCCTCCTCGACTTCCTGCAGAACGGGCGGGTCAACTACGGCGACATTCAGGTGCAGGCGAACATGGACAATCTCTACGTCTGCATCACGCTCAACGACGAGCGTGACCTGTCCGGGCCGGCCCACCGGCGGATGCCGTACCTGCACTTCGAGCCGCTACACCCCTCGCTCGTGCGCGAGGCGCTGCGCCGGTCGCACGGCGGTCACCCTTATCTGGAGGCCGCTGTTAACCTCTACGTGCGGTGTGAGCTGTCGATGATGGAGAAAAGCTGCACGATCCAAGAGTTGCAGCAGCTGCTCGACGCGATCAGCATCCTCGGCCCCGACGACGCTGACTGGGACCAGCTCGTGCTCGACTACGTGACGAAGGACCGGGACAACCATCGGCTCCTGAAGAAGGCCGAGGACGTGGATACGTCCGACTGGGAGGACGCGGGATGGACGGAGGGGGCCGAGACAGACCCGCTGGACCCGTCCGCATACGCCCCGGTCGACCTTCCGGACCAGGCGCCGGCGCCCAACGGTGAGGGGGATGAAGAGGCCCGCCTGCCCCCCATGGCGGACGTGAAGGGATACACGCCCCCCCAAAACGACGAGGCCCCGGACCTCGCCACCGCGTTCGCCGCGCTGGAGGGAAGCGACTCCGTCTACGATGCCCTCACCCGTCAGGAGTCCCCGGCCGAGACGCCAGACCGCTTCGGGCGCGTGCAGGTGCAAGGGGACACCATCACCTTCGACGCCCCAGTGCCGCTTATGGAGCACGACGGGTACGCGGCCGAACTGTGGGGGCACCCGGGGGAGGTCGTGTTTGTGGAAGAGACTGCCACCCGTGCAGATCTGCGCCTGCTCCAGCAGGAGCGGGGACTGGAGTTCATCTCCTACGCCGACGATGAAATCATCGGGCGCTGCGACGGGCTACACCTCCGCTGGACACCGGACATGGGTGCCGAAGTCATCGCGCCCACCGCCCGGCGGGACGCGTTCGACGACCTGTTTCGGGGCACCTGGCTGAACGAGGCCGAGATCGCGGGGCCTGCCGACCTGCCCACACCCGTACTCGCCCGCCTGGGGACGCAACAGGCGGGTGTCGTGGAGGCGCGGCATGCCGACGAGCCCGTGGCGGACCCGTATTTCGCCGGCGTCTTTGACTACTGGACCCAGAGTGAGCAGGACACCGTCGAGACCGCCGAGGTCTCGGGGTACGATTCCTTCATGGACTACGCAGAGTCGCACGCCGACCCGCTGATTCTGGAGGGCGACGCCGTTTACGCCCTCTTCGACGGGCTGCTGATCGGCCTCGTCGGGGAGGAGAACGACTACCTGGTCGTGTCGGTGACCGGGCCGTTCGACCCTGCGCTCGAGTCGTACCTCCAGTACTGGCTGCCCAACGCCAAGCTTTCCCTGCGTCGGAAGGCGGCTGTTCAGGTTCCCGCCAAGACGCTGGTGCAGGACCACGGATTCGGCGTGGTCCGCCCCTCCGACGACCGCCCGAGTCCGGGCAAGAAGCTCGTGCGCGTCCAGGATGGAATCAGGAGCATTTACCGCGACGGGCACCTCACCGTGGGCACTCAGATGTCGGGTCGGCAGATCACGGCCCACCGCGCAGAGCTCCTCATTGGCAACATCGACCAGACGCTCAACGAGTTTACCGGGTAGCGCACCGCTCCGCACTGCACCCCTTCCCCTGCCATGCCTGACTCGGTCTCCGACAATGAGCCTCCGAACCCCGAAGCTGCAGGGGACGAGGAGCCGTCCCCCGCGGTAGAGCGCCGCTGGCGACCCGTAGCCGACGCGCCGTTCCGCACGCCCACCTCACCGGAGGGGGACGTACCGACCGATGCCCCTGAGTCGCCCCCCGATGCCCCCCCCGGCGACGAGGGGCCGGGGCAGGGCGATCAGGACGAGGGGGCCCCCGACCCGTCTGCGGACCGCCCCCCTGAGCCCGACCAGGGTCAGGGCGGATCGGCACCTCCGGGGCACACGGGAGCAGAGAGCCCCTCTCCGGCCGACGAGTCCGCGCCCCCGGCCGGGGGCAACGCCGTGCCGGATGAGCCGTCCCGGTCCGGAAGCGAGAGCGCTGGAGAGGCTATGCCCTCTGACATGGGCGCGCCCGACGCAAGTCCCCCCGACGTCAGCGATCTAGAGGGCAACCCATCCGATTCACCGCCCGCCCCTGCTGATTTAGATGGGCCAGAGGACACACTCCCGCCGCAGGCGCCCTCCGACGAAGAGAGAGAGGCCGCTCGCCAAGTCAACGACGAGGCCCTGACAGACGACTCCGACGACGGGTCGTGGATCGACCAGGCCCAAGATCCCCCTGAGGTCCCTCCCCTCGGTGAAGAACAGGAGGACGAAGAGGAGTTCTTTACCGATGAAAACCGCCGCGCGCATGGAGCCGAGCAGGTGGAGGAGGAGCTTCAAGAGTTCGCCTACGAAATCAACAAGGGCACCGCCGACACCGAGTGGACGCCTTCGGACCGGGAGGACCACCGAATTGCGTCGATGTTTGCCCGCCTCGTGAGTAAGGTAGCCGAAGACATGAGCTACCAGCAGGTCCCCGGGGATGAGTTCTGGGACCCGCGCAAAATCATGCGGCGGCAAATCGACCGTCGGCCCCTTCAGCACTGCAAGATGGACTACACGAAGCGCCGGCTGGCTCTGCTGGTCGATACCTCGCCCTCCTGCCGCGACGAGGCGGTGTTTTACTCGAAGGTTGCCACCGGCGCCCTTCTCCGCGACGACATCGACATCTTCCTGTGTCCCAACGGGCGCATTGACGCCCACTTTGATCCGGGTCCGATGCGGTTCGTCAGCGACGACCGGGGCTCTTCGTGGGGCCTGGGGGGGCGTGTGGTCCTCTACTTTACCGACTGGGACGGAACCGACGAGATTGTAGAGCACTCTCGGGACTGCACCCTTTATTGGTTCGACAACTGCCCCCCGTCAAACTACTGGGAGAGCACGCGGGATCGCCATCAGCGGGTTCGTCTCCAGTACCGAGGGCGGCACTTCCACTGTCCCGATACTGAGACGTTTGGCCGGCTCGCGCGCAAGATTCGGCCGTGAGGCCGCGACCGTTCACG
This window of the Salinibacter grassmerensis genome carries:
- a CDS encoding metallophosphoesterase yields the protein MRLRILSDVHIRDHGPPDLCRRAAPPADAILIAGDTHRGPDAIRWMRSAFPERPVVCVAGNHEHYDGCLDSTLHTLRQATDAPSAAAGRGADPNGVYFLERNEIVLGDLRILGCTFWTDFALFEGQRARAMRACRANVDDYRRIHLLRARRALRPRDTARTHQTSVRWLRDRFGEAPSGVCKTVVLTHHPPSPRSVDPRYADSLTSAAFVAREGPLVEASGAALWVHGHVHASFDYRLGDTRVLSNPQGHGDENPGFQSDLVVEV
- a CDS encoding ATP-binding protein, whose translation is MAESTPDTRPSDAPDDPVEALTVDALHTALNDAGYICSRERARSVLAALMTDPLGGFFAFGPPGTGKTWLLEVLGDILNMDTFFKQVSPGSREEDLILDLLPDEDAESGIKKQWGELPKAVRASHEGNTLLILDEWDKTRPTADAFLLDFLQNGRVNYGDIQVQANMDNLYVCITLNDERDLSGPAHRRMPYLHFEPLHPSLVREALRRSHGGHPYLEAAVNLYVRCELSMMEKSCTIQELQQLLDAISILGPDDADWDQLVLDYVTKDRDNHRLLKKAEDVDTSDWEDAGWTEGAETDPLDPSAYAPVDLPDQAPAPNGEGDEEARLPPMADVKGYTPPQNDEAPDLATAFAALEGSDSVYDALTRQESPAETPDRFGRVQVQGDTITFDAPVPLMEHDGYAAELWGHPGEVVFVEETATRADLRLLQQERGLEFISYADDEIIGRCDGLHLRWTPDMGAEVIAPTARRDAFDDLFRGTWLNEAEIAGPADLPTPVLARLGTQQAGVVEARHADEPVADPYFAGVFDYWTQSEQDTVETAEVSGYDSFMDYAESHADPLILEGDAVYALFDGLLIGLVGEENDYLVVSVTGPFDPALESYLQYWLPNAKLSLRRKAAVQVPAKTLVQDHGFGVVRPSDDRPSPGKKLVRVQDGIRSIYRDGHLTVGTQMSGRQITAHRAELLIGNIDQTLNEFTG
- a CDS encoding L-aspartate oxidase, translated to MSTPSNPETVSTSVLIIGAGGAGLRTSIELAKQGVDCLVLGKRAHGDAHTIWAAGGINASLGSLDPEDRWEIHAADTLDEGHFVNDPTAVETLCKRAPDRIRELAEWGMDFDRTDEGKINQRYFGAQSFRRTCFVGDRTGQALMDTLVQKAMDLEIPYRENLYITDLMVEDGQAAGAVGFDMDGGQPVAFDADAVVIAAGGHTSLYRRSSSRTDENTGDAQALAFNAGVPLRDMEFVQFHPTGKVKPEAEAGHLVTEAVRGEGGRLYNTEGERFMERYSPTQMELDARDVVARANEQEIREGRGTEDDAVLLDISHRDDDYIHDRLPRMVEEFAEHGIDITEEPMEVAPTAHYAMGGIEVDFETAQTQVDGLYAVGECTAGVHGANRLGGNSLIETVVFGQVAGNHIAETLGTRTSPSLSDAAVRDHVATQDTLAAAEGGHTPAEIMDRLRDLMWQHAGILRDEDGLLNGLGKLQRLRADAEDLQVQADRTSFRYERAQNLRFMFTTAETILRGALERKESRGAHARTDYEAKDPDLRKNIRSLPTGDGGMEIGMEAAGRPSRRVQQAVDEDHELDYHHLE